The proteins below are encoded in one region of Microbispora sp. NBC_01189:
- a CDS encoding RNA-binding S4 domain-containing protein: MNEAITFELDGDHIPLCDLLKFCHIADSGGAAKHLVAEGLVRVDGQVELRKACKIRAGQVVTGDDYTIRVVEVRAV; encoded by the coding sequence GTGAACGAGGCCATAACCTTCGAGCTCGACGGCGACCACATCCCGCTCTGCGATCTCCTCAAGTTCTGCCACATCGCCGACAGCGGCGGCGCGGCCAAACACCTCGTCGCCGAGGGCCTGGTCCGCGTCGACGGACAGGTGGAACTACGCAAGGCCTGCAAAATCAGGGCAGGCCAGGTCGTCACCGGCGACGACTACACGATCCGCGTGGTGGAGGTCCGCGCGGTGTAG
- a CDS encoding DUF2877 domain-containing protein, producing MSVGTRQKGRRAAAPAPRPPAAPAYVSGAASVAVRPALESPRRPARVLAAFPLALYLEVRSECEPHVIAVVTGEGVRLPNAVLLGEPLDGVSAGDDGWVGDGAIEIGGLSVGVRRWWDPAPALAPADPARLAAAPAALAGLRAATPRRPGLHPAGAPALLERGCLRGSLVESITAAEQLIGLGPGLTPSGDDMLAGLLVALRHLGRAAGAPRAVWLADWLAAAVTFDARTRTTSISATLLHCAARGEASPEVLGVLRAAAGHQPLEPAVNRLLRLGHTSGADLAWGVQIGVSAVLSLIGAGPAVTGAPARRERP from the coding sequence GTGAGTGTTGGCACGCGCCAGAAAGGGCGGCGGGCGGCGGCGCCCGCCCCTCGCCCCCCGGCGGCCCCGGCCTACGTGAGCGGCGCGGCGAGCGTCGCCGTACGGCCCGCCCTGGAGTCCCCCCGCCGCCCGGCCCGGGTGCTCGCGGCCTTCCCGCTCGCGCTCTACCTGGAGGTCAGGAGCGAGTGCGAGCCGCACGTCATCGCCGTGGTCACGGGCGAGGGCGTCCGCCTGCCCAACGCGGTGCTGCTCGGCGAGCCCCTCGACGGGGTGTCGGCCGGCGACGACGGCTGGGTCGGCGACGGCGCGATCGAGATCGGCGGGCTGTCGGTCGGCGTCCGCCGCTGGTGGGACCCCGCTCCCGCGCTCGCCCCCGCCGACCCCGCACGGCTGGCGGCCGCCCCCGCGGCGCTGGCCGGGCTCCGCGCGGCCACGCCGCGGCGGCCGGGGCTGCACCCGGCCGGGGCCCCGGCGCTGCTGGAGCGGGGCTGCCTGCGCGGCTCGCTGGTGGAGAGCATCACGGCGGCCGAGCAGCTCATCGGCCTCGGCCCCGGGCTCACGCCGAGCGGCGACGACATGCTCGCGGGGCTGCTGGTCGCGCTGCGCCACCTCGGCCGGGCCGCCGGGGCCCCGCGCGCGGTGTGGCTGGCGGACTGGCTCGCCGCCGCGGTCACCTTCGACGCCCGCACCAGGACCACCTCCATCTCGGCGACCCTGCTGCACTGCGCGGCCAGGGGCGAGGCGAGCCCGGAGGTCCTCGGCGTGCTGCGGGCCGCGGCCGGGCACCAGCCGCTGGAACCCGCCGTCAACCGCCTGCTCCGCCTCGGCCACACCTCCGGCGCCGACCTGGCGTGGGGCGTCCAGATCGGCGTGTCCGCCGTCCTGTCCCTCATCGGCGCCGGTCCCGCCGTCACGGGCGCCCCG
- a CDS encoding FAD binding domain-containing protein — translation MKPPPFDYRRPATLGEALGVLAEAGPGGKVLAGGQSLIPLLNMRLAAPARVVDVNRVPGLDGIEAGPSGVRVGALARHAAVERSPGAAAAQPLLRQALRLVAHPVIRNRGTVVGSLVHADPAAEMPAVLALLGGSVRLASLDGERDVPAAEFFTGPMESAARPGELAVSAFFPALPARSGTAFHEVARRHGDYAVAGVAAAVTLDDDLRISAARVACVSVGPVPVVADVTAACGPRPAASVAWDAVAAAVRDLVEPEGDIHATADYRRYLTGVLAVRALRDAASAAHGEES, via the coding sequence GTGAAGCCGCCTCCGTTCGACTACCGCCGCCCGGCCACCCTCGGCGAGGCGCTCGGCGTCCTCGCCGAGGCGGGCCCGGGCGGGAAGGTCCTGGCGGGCGGCCAGAGCCTGATCCCCCTGCTCAACATGCGCCTCGCCGCGCCCGCGCGCGTCGTCGACGTCAACCGCGTGCCCGGCCTGGACGGGATCGAGGCAGGGCCGTCCGGCGTACGCGTCGGGGCCCTCGCCCGCCACGCCGCCGTCGAGCGCTCACCCGGGGCCGCGGCGGCCCAGCCGCTGCTGCGGCAGGCGCTGCGCCTGGTCGCCCACCCCGTGATCCGCAACCGGGGCACGGTGGTGGGCAGCCTCGTCCACGCCGACCCCGCCGCCGAGATGCCCGCCGTCCTCGCCCTGCTCGGCGGGTCCGTACGGCTGGCGAGCCTGGACGGGGAGCGGGACGTGCCGGCCGCGGAGTTCTTCACCGGCCCGATGGAGTCGGCGGCGCGGCCCGGCGAACTGGCCGTGTCGGCGTTCTTCCCGGCGCTGCCGGCGCGGTCGGGCACGGCCTTCCACGAGGTGGCCCGGCGGCACGGCGACTACGCGGTGGCCGGGGTCGCCGCCGCCGTCACCCTGGACGACGACCTCCGGATCTCCGCCGCCCGCGTCGCCTGCGTGAGCGTGGGACCGGTCCCGGTGGTCGCGGACGTGACCGCGGCCTGCGGTCCGCGCCCGGCGGCGTCGGTGGCCTGGGACGCGGTGGCGGCCGCCGTGCGGGACCTGGTCGAGCCGGAGGGCGACATCCACGCGACGGCGGACTACCGCCGCTACCTCACGGGCGTGCTCGCCGTACGGGCGCTGCGGGACGCCGCCTCCGCGGCCCACGGGGAGGAATCGTGA
- a CDS encoding PucR family transcriptional regulator, with translation MRLASTGTILHGVSVGEVLGVSTLADARLIAGGDGLGRIVQRLNVMEVPDILAWVKPHELLLTTGYPLRNTPQSLDRLVTDLDERGLAALAIKLGRYLDELPGEMVAQADRLGFPLILLPGDVGFDDILNQVLTDILNRQAAILARTEEAHRALVQIVLAGGGMREVTAEVAGLLRVAVGAIDASGHFLAAAGEAPQVARLREVNATPGRAPAVPGRPSGQPSGDGHHASVPIVAGGHHHGRIAAYSVHGTLTPSDVGILERAATVAALVITKQEAVTAVESKYRADFLRDVLTGRGGLRVAERAQAFGWDLERPVSVMVAEIDPDAEERHLQDRMCAAWQASVRKHDPRGAVAGFSHEVVAIVGASADPARVARDALAGISDGTFSTGLSRVASGVDSLPGAYNQALKAARVGRQLHGAGAVAHFDELGVYRLLSLVSDTDELHSFVRETLGPLAADDDAENADLRRTLQALLETNLNVAETARRLHFHYNTLRYRIGKLERLLGNFTEDAHLRLNLTLALHVLRMRGI, from the coding sequence ATGCGGCTGGCCAGCACCGGCACGATCCTGCACGGGGTGTCGGTGGGCGAGGTGCTCGGCGTGTCCACCCTCGCGGACGCCCGCCTGATCGCCGGCGGCGACGGGCTCGGCCGCATCGTGCAGCGCCTCAACGTGATGGAGGTGCCCGACATCCTCGCCTGGGTGAAGCCGCACGAACTGCTGCTCACCACGGGCTACCCGCTGCGCAACACCCCGCAGTCGCTCGACCGGCTCGTGACCGACCTGGACGAGCGGGGCCTCGCCGCCCTGGCGATCAAACTCGGGCGCTACCTGGACGAACTGCCGGGTGAGATGGTCGCGCAGGCCGACCGGCTGGGCTTCCCGCTGATCCTGCTGCCGGGCGACGTGGGGTTCGACGACATCCTCAACCAGGTGCTCACCGACATCCTCAACCGGCAGGCCGCGATCCTCGCCAGGACCGAGGAGGCCCACCGGGCGCTCGTGCAGATCGTGCTGGCCGGGGGCGGGATGCGGGAGGTCACCGCCGAGGTGGCCGGGCTGCTCCGGGTGGCGGTGGGCGCGATCGACGCGTCCGGGCACTTCCTCGCGGCGGCCGGGGAGGCGCCCCAGGTGGCGCGGCTGCGGGAGGTCAACGCCACCCCGGGGCGCGCGCCCGCCGTGCCGGGACGGCCGTCCGGGCAGCCCTCCGGGGACGGGCACCACGCCAGCGTGCCGATCGTCGCGGGCGGCCACCACCACGGGAGGATCGCGGCCTACAGCGTCCACGGCACGCTCACCCCGAGCGACGTGGGCATCCTGGAGCGCGCCGCGACCGTGGCCGCGTTGGTGATCACCAAGCAGGAGGCGGTCACCGCGGTCGAGAGCAAGTACCGCGCCGACTTCCTGCGAGACGTGCTGACCGGCCGGGGCGGGCTGCGGGTGGCCGAGCGCGCCCAGGCGTTCGGCTGGGACCTGGAGCGCCCGGTGAGCGTGATGGTGGCGGAGATCGACCCGGACGCCGAGGAGCGGCACCTCCAGGACCGCATGTGCGCGGCCTGGCAGGCGTCGGTGCGCAAGCACGACCCGCGCGGCGCCGTGGCGGGCTTCTCCCACGAGGTCGTGGCGATCGTCGGGGCGTCCGCCGACCCCGCGCGGGTGGCGCGGGACGCGCTCGCGGGGATCTCCGACGGCACGTTCTCCACCGGGCTCAGCCGGGTCGCCTCCGGGGTGGACTCCCTGCCCGGCGCGTACAACCAGGCGCTGAAGGCCGCCCGGGTGGGCCGCCAGCTGCACGGGGCGGGCGCGGTCGCCCACTTCGACGAGCTGGGGGTCTACCGGCTGCTGTCGCTCGTCAGCGACACCGACGAGCTGCACTCCTTCGTACGGGAGACCCTGGGCCCGCTCGCGGCGGACGACGACGCCGAGAACGCCGACCTGCGCCGCACCCTGCAGGCGCTGCTCGAGACCAACCTCAACGTCGCCGAGACCGCGAGAAGGCTGCACTTCCACTACAACACCCTGCGTTACCGCATCGGCAAGCTGGAGCGCCTGCTCGGCAACTTCACCGAGGACGCGCACCTGCGGCTCAACCTCACCCTCGCCCTGCACGTGCTGCGCATGCGGGGCATCTGA
- a CDS encoding uracil-xanthine permease family protein, translating into MAFRWTVHGDGRGLAPGEVVKPGERLSWPRMAGIGAQHVIAMFGATFVFPLVMGLDPNTAVMMSGVATILFLLITRGRIPSYLGTSASFVGGVVAVRAAFGGDTPGADRVVTGAILVAGLVLAVCGVVIHVLGVQVIHRIFPPVVTGAVVMLIGFGLAYVVADVYWPQDPWIALVTMVATFVFIVLFRGFLGRIGVLLGLVFGFVLSWLADRVFGNITAYNAGAGAVDTHPRVSFQAVADAGWIGLPHFHAPSFQASAVLVVLPAVIALIAENVGHVKAVGQMTGADVDPMMGRAIVADGVGTAVATAVGGSPTTTYAENIGVMAATRVYSTAAYYVAAVIAILFGLCPKFGALVAATPGGVLGGVTVILYGMIGLLGAKIWVENRVDFADPVNMVPVGAGIILAIGPVTHQITGDFSLAGIALGTIVVLAGYHLLRAIAGRPAKEVTGGEIGLERDPAV; encoded by the coding sequence ATGGCTTTCAGATGGACGGTGCACGGAGACGGCAGAGGGCTGGCACCCGGCGAGGTCGTCAAACCCGGTGAGAGGCTGAGCTGGCCGCGGATGGCCGGCATCGGCGCGCAGCACGTGATCGCCATGTTCGGCGCGACCTTCGTGTTCCCCCTCGTGATGGGGCTCGACCCGAACACCGCGGTGATGATGTCCGGCGTCGCGACGATCCTGTTTCTGCTGATCACCCGGGGCCGGATTCCCAGCTACCTCGGCACCTCGGCGTCGTTCGTCGGCGGCGTGGTGGCGGTGCGCGCGGCGTTCGGCGGCGACACCCCGGGCGCCGACCGGGTCGTCACCGGGGCGATCCTCGTCGCGGGTCTCGTGCTCGCGGTGTGCGGCGTGGTCATCCACGTCCTCGGCGTGCAGGTCATCCACCGGATCTTCCCGCCGGTCGTGACCGGGGCGGTGGTCATGCTGATCGGGTTCGGCCTGGCGTACGTCGTGGCCGACGTGTACTGGCCGCAGGACCCGTGGATCGCACTGGTCACGATGGTCGCCACATTCGTGTTCATCGTGCTGTTCCGCGGCTTCCTCGGCCGGATCGGCGTGCTGCTCGGGCTGGTCTTCGGGTTCGTCCTGTCCTGGCTCGCCGACCGGGTGTTCGGGAACATCACCGCCTACAACGCGGGCGCCGGCGCGGTCGACACCCATCCCCGGGTGAGCTTCCAGGCCGTGGCCGACGCCGGCTGGATCGGGCTGCCGCACTTCCACGCGCCGTCGTTCCAGGCGTCGGCCGTGCTGGTCGTGCTGCCCGCCGTGATCGCCCTGATCGCGGAGAACGTCGGCCACGTCAAGGCGGTCGGCCAGATGACCGGCGCCGACGTCGACCCCATGATGGGCCGGGCGATCGTCGCCGACGGCGTCGGCACCGCGGTCGCGACCGCCGTCGGCGGCTCGCCCACGACGACGTACGCCGAGAACATCGGCGTCATGGCGGCCACCCGGGTCTACTCGACGGCCGCCTACTACGTCGCCGCGGTCATCGCGATCCTGTTCGGCCTGTGCCCCAAGTTCGGCGCGCTGGTCGCCGCCACGCCCGGCGGTGTGCTCGGCGGCGTCACGGTCATCCTGTACGGCATGATCGGGCTGCTCGGCGCGAAGATCTGGGTGGAGAACCGGGTGGACTTCGCCGACCCGGTCAACATGGTGCCGGTCGGCGCGGGGATCATCCTCGCGATCGGGCCGGTCACCCACCAGATCACCGGGGACTTCTCGCTCGCCGGGATCGCGCTGGGCACGATCGTGGTACTCGCCGGCTATCACCTGCTCCGCGCCATCGCGGGCAGGCCCGCGAAGGAGGTCACAGGTGGGGAGATCGGGCTCGAACGCGACCCGGCCGTCTGA